The Hippoglossus hippoglossus isolate fHipHip1 chromosome 19, fHipHip1.pri, whole genome shotgun sequence genome has a segment encoding these proteins:
- the mybpc2b gene encoding myosin binding protein Cb isoform X2, with product MLSHGLQREDPCVRRQTTCLVFITCLLTATGCNFLPVNSCFTLWSLVTCRHVKCAELSSGLCLFDLVVYATFAVLFFALLPNAIPSMSRHRSHYTMTFIRTATPQPDENELPPADGDSEADGDEPGSTELTGLFLEKPPNEVHAVAGGDFTLIARVDSTTLTRKPTMKWLKGKWLDLGSKAGKHMQFKETYDRNTKIYTYEMKIIKVVAGDAGGYRCEVTSKDKCDSSIFEVTVESAHQEEQQGDILSAFKRTDAGEDDGNLDFSALLKATKRKKRPEKEEPAIDVWELLQSAHPSEYEKIAFEYGITDLRGMLKRLKKMKVVEPKHSEAFLTRMESCYSVEKGKKIVLKCEVIDPNVQVKWLKNGQEIKPSAKYVMEANGNMRTLTINRTTLADDAAYECVVGEDKCFTEVFVKEPPVTITKLMDDYHVVVGERVEFEVEVSEEGAHVMWFFEDIELHKDKDSKYRFKKDGRKHTLIIHEATLNDIGMYHAWTNGGHTKGELEVEEKELEVLQDIADLTVRATDQAMFKCEVSDDKVTGKWFKDGVEVLPSERIKMTHIGRFHRLIIEDVKPDDAGDYTFVPDGYALSLSAKLNFLEIKIDYVPRQDPPKIHLDTTGNMVSQNTIIVVAGNKLRLDVEISGEPAPTVVWSKGDKPITENQGRVRVEARKDLSCFVIEGAEREDEGNYTICVTNPAGEDKAMLFVKIVDVPDPPENVKCTAVGEDCGTIVWDPPVFDGGVIVKGYLMERKKKGSSRWTKLNFDVYESTTYEAKRMIEGVLYEMRVFAVNSIGLSPPSLSSKPFMPIAPTSEPTRLTVYDTTNNSCTLKWLIPEKIGAGGLDGYIIEYCKEGDTEWVVANKELCERQGYVVRGLPMGEKINFRVWAVNIAGRSAPATLQQPVTIHEIVEHPKIRLPRELRTKYIRKVGEKLNLTIPFQGKPRPIATWYKDGQPVDDKMVSVRNSNVDTILFIRSAEREHSGTYELVLQIENLEDRASILIRIVDKPGPPINVRVMDVWGFNAALEWEPPKDNGNCEISGYTIQKADMKTKEWFTVYEHNRRPSCTASDLIMGNEYMFRVYSENLCGKSEEVRFSKNTANIAKTGLEIKRNPYKEMDMACMPKFTQPLIDRAVVAGYSTAISCAVRGYPKPKIVWMKNKMIIGGDPKYLMQNNQGVLTLNIRKPSAFDGGKYSCMAVNDLGKDEVECRLDVKAFVEQEKK from the exons ATGCTCAGTCATGGACTGCAGAGAGAAGATCCATGTGTACGAAGACAAACCACCTGTCTAgtttttattacatgtttactGACTGCAACTGGGTGCAATTTCCTTCCTGTTAACTCTTGTTTCACCCTGTGGTCTTTGGTCACCTGCAGGCATGTGAAGTGTGCGGAACTATCCAGTGGtctctgtttatttgatttggtTGTTTATGCGacttttgctgttttgttttttgccttGCTCCCAAATGCAATCCCATCAATGTCTCGTCACCGTTCTCATTATACCATGACTTTTATCCGCACAGCCACACCGCAGCCAGATGAAAATG AACTACCCCCTGCAGATGGAG ATTCAGAAGCTGATGGGGATG AGCCTGGGTCAACCGAGCTCACCGGGCTCTTCCTTGAGAAACCTCCGAATGAGGTCCACGCCGTTGCAG GAGGGGACTTCACTCTCATCGCTCGGGTGGACTCGACCACCCTGACGAGAAAACCCACCATGAAGTGGCTGAAGGGCAAGTGGCTGGACCTTGGCAGCAAGGCCGGGAAACATATGCAGTTTAAAGAAACCTATGACAGAAACAccaag ATCTACACTTATGAGATGAAGATCATCAAAGTGGTCGCTGGGGATGCTGGAGGCTACAGGTGCGAGGTGACGTCCAAAGACAAGTGTGACAGCTCCATCTTTGAAGTGACCGTTGAGT CTGCACatcaggaggagcagcagggggATATTTTGTCTGCCTTCAAGAGAAC GGATGCTGGAGAGGATGACGGAAATCTGGACTTCAGTGCTCTGCTCAAAGCCACCAAGAG GAAGAAGAGGCCAGAAAAAGAGGAACCAGCGATAGATGTGTGGGAATTGCTCCAGAGTGCCCATCCAAGCGAGTACGAGAAAATCGCCTTTGAGTATGGCATCACTGACCTGAGGGGCATGCTGAAACGTCTGAAAAAGATGAAGGTGGTCGAGCCCAAGCACAGCGAGG CTTTCCTGACAAGGATGGAGTCTTGCTACTCGGTGGAAAAGGGCAAGAAGATTGTCCTGAAGTGCGAGGTTATCGATCCCAACGTCCAGGTCAAATGGTTGAAGAATGGCCAGGAGATCAAACCCTCAGCCAA GTATGTCATGGAGGCCAACGGCAACATGAGAACCCTCACTATCAACAGGACGACCCTGGCCGATGATGCTGCGTATGAATGTGTGGTGGGAGAAGACAAGTGTTTCACTGAGGTGTTTGTCAAAG AGCCCCCTGTGACCATCACCAAGCTGATGGATGACTATCATGTGGTCgtgggagagagagtggagttTGAGGTCGAAGTGTCGGAGGAGGGCGCCCACGTCATGTG GTTTTTTGAGGATATAGAgcttcacaaagacaaagactcCAAGTATCGCTTCAAGAAGGACGGAAGGAAGCACACGCTCATCATCCACGAGGCGACACTGAATGACATCGGAATGTACCATGCCTGGACAAACGGGGGGCACACCAAAGGAGAGCTGGAAGTGGAAG agaaagagctggaggtgCTGCAGGACATCGCTGATCTGACAGTGAGGGCGACAGACCAGGCCATGTTCAAGTGTGAAGTGTCCGACGACAAGGTCACAGGAAAGTGGTTTAAAGATGGCGTGGAGGTTTTGCCAAGCGAACGCATCAAAATGACTCACATTGGAAG GTTCCACCGGCTGATTATTGAGGATGTGAAGCCGGACGATGCCGGAGACTACACGTTTGTTCCTGATGGATACGCTCTGTCACTTTCTGCCAAACTCAACTTCTTGG AAATTAAGATCGACTATGTGCCTAGACAAG ATCCTCCAAAGATCCACCTGGACACCACTGGAAACATGGTCTCCCAGAACACTATCATTGTGGTGGCGGGCAACAAGCTGCGACTGGATGTGGAGATCTCAGGAGAACCAGCACCCACTGTTGTTTGGTCCAAAGGAGATAAG CCAATCACAGAAAATCAAGGCCGTGTGAGGGTGGAGGCCAGGAAAGACCTGAGCTGCTTCGTCATTGAGGGAgcggagagggaggatgagggCAACTACACCATCTGTGTCACTAACCCCGCCGGAGAGGACAAGGCTATGCTGTTTGTGAAGATCGTGG ATGTGCCCGACCCCCCTGAGAATGTCAAATGCACAGCCGTGGGAGAGGACTGCGGCACCATCGTCTGGGACCCCCCTGTATTTGATGGCGGTGTCATAGTCAAAG GTTATCTcatggagaggaagaagaagggcTCCTCCAGATGGACAAAACTCAACTTCGACGTTTACGAATCGACCACATACGAAGCTAAGAGGATGATTGAAGGCGTCCTGTACGAGATGAGGGTGTTCGCCGTCAACAGCATCGGCTTGTCTCCGCCGAGCCTCAGCTCCAAACCCTTCATGCCCATTG cCCCGACCAGTGAGCCGACGCGCCTGACAGTGTACGATACGACGAACAACTCATGCACGCTGAAGTGGCTCATCCCGGAGAAGATTGGAGCTGGAGGCCTGGATGGTTACATTATTGAATACTGCAAGGAAGGAG ACACTGAGTGGGTGGTGGCCAACAAGGAACTTTGTGAGAGACAGGGATACGTGGTGCGTGGCCTCCCCATGGGAGAGAAGATCAACTTCAGGGTGTGGGCTGTAAACATCGCTGGACGCAGTGCCCCTGCTACACTGCAGCAGCCTGTCACCATCCACGAGATCGTTG AACATCCAAAGATCCGCCTTCCTCGTGAACTAAGAACAAAGTACATCAGAAAAGTAGGAGAAAAGCTCAACCTGACCATCCCCTTCCAG GGTAAACCACGTCCCATCGCGACCTGGTACAAAGATGGTCAACCCGTGGACGACAAGATGGTCAGCGTGCGTAACTCAAACGTGGACACCATCCTGTTCATCCgctcagcagagagagagcactcTGGAACATATGAGCTGGTTCTACAGATTGAGAACCTGGAGGACAGGGCCTCCATCCTCATCCGGATTGTTG ACAAGCCTGGGCCTCCAATAAACGTGAGGGTGATGGACGTCTGGGGCTTCAATGCGGCGCTGGAGTGGGAGCCCCCGAAGGACAATGGCAACTGTGAGATCTCCGGATATACCATCCAGAAGGCGGACATGAAGACcaag GAATGGTTCACCGTGTATGAACACAACAGACGGCCAAGCTGCACTGCCTCAGATCTGATCATGGGCAATGAATACATGTTCCGCGTCTACAGTGAAAACCTCTGTGGCAAGAGCGAGGAGGTGCGCTTCAGCAAGAACACGGCAAACATCGCCAAGACAG GCCTGGAAATCAAACGAAACCCCTACAAGGAGATGGACATGGCCTGTATGCCCAAGTTCACACAGCCCTTAATCGACAGAGCTGTGGTTGCCGGTTACAGCACCGCCATCAGCTGCGCCGTCAGAGGCTACCCCAAG CCTAAGATTGTCTGGATGAAGAACAAAATGATCATCGGCGGGGATCCCAAGTACTTGATGCAGAACAACCAAGGAGTGCTGACCCTGAACATTCGCAAGCCAAGCGCCTTTGACGGCGGCAAATACTCCTGCATGGCTGTCAATGACCTGGGCAAGGACGAGGTGGAGTGCAGACTGGACGTCAAAG CTTTCGTAGAACAGGAGAAGAAGTGA
- the mybpc2b gene encoding myosin binding protein Cb isoform X4 — protein MFVHWSLLQLCAVSWNRERFACQPCFSALFNSLSATDSEADGDEPGSTELTGLFLEKPPNEVHAVAGGDFTLIARVDSTTLTRKPTMKWLKGKWLDLGSKAGKHMQFKETYDRNTKIYTYEMKIIKVVAGDAGGYRCEVTSKDKCDSSIFEVTVESAHQEEQQGDILSAFKRTDAGEDDGNLDFSALLKATKRKKRPEKEEPAIDVWELLQSAHPSEYEKIAFEYGITDLRGMLKRLKKMKVVEPKHSEAFLTRMESCYSVEKGKKIVLKCEVIDPNVQVKWLKNGQEIKPSAKYVMEANGNMRTLTINRTTLADDAAYECVVGEDKCFTEVFVKEPPVTITKLMDDYHVVVGERVEFEVEVSEEGAHVMWFFEDIELHKDKDSKYRFKKDGRKHTLIIHEATLNDIGMYHAWTNGGHTKGELEVEEKELEVLQDIADLTVRATDQAMFKCEVSDDKVTGKWFKDGVEVLPSERIKMTHIGRFHRLIIEDVKPDDAGDYTFVPDGYALSLSAKLNFLEIKIDYVPRQDPPKIHLDTTGNMVSQNTIIVVAGNKLRLDVEISGEPAPTVVWSKGDKPITENQGRVRVEARKDLSCFVIEGAEREDEGNYTICVTNPAGEDKAMLFVKIVDVPDPPENVKCTAVGEDCGTIVWDPPVFDGGVIVKGYLMERKKKGSSRWTKLNFDVYESTTYEAKRMIEGVLYEMRVFAVNSIGLSPPSLSSKPFMPIAPTSEPTRLTVYDTTNNSCTLKWLIPEKIGAGGLDGYIIEYCKEGDTEWVVANKELCERQGYVVRGLPMGEKINFRVWAVNIAGRSAPATLQQPVTIHEIVEHPKIRLPRELRTKYIRKVGEKLNLTIPFQGKPRPIATWYKDGQPVDDKMVSVRNSNVDTILFIRSAEREHSGTYELVLQIENLEDRASILIRIVDKPGPPINVRVMDVWGFNAALEWEPPKDNGNCEISGYTIQKADMKTKEWFTVYEHNRRPSCTASDLIMGNEYMFRVYSENLCGKSEEVRFSKNTANIAKTGLEIKRNPYKEMDMACMPKFTQPLIDRAVVAGYSTAISCAVRGYPKPKIVWMKNKMIIGGDPKYLMQNNQGVLTLNIRKPSAFDGGKYSCMAVNDLGKDEVECRLDVKAFVEQEKK, from the exons atgtttgttcatTGGTCTCTGTTGCAACTGTGTGCCGTCTCGTGGAACAGAGAGCGTTTCGCCTGTCAGCCgtgtttttcagctttgtttAATTCCTTGTCTGCAACAGATTCAGAAGCTGATGGGGATG AGCCTGGGTCAACCGAGCTCACCGGGCTCTTCCTTGAGAAACCTCCGAATGAGGTCCACGCCGTTGCAG GAGGGGACTTCACTCTCATCGCTCGGGTGGACTCGACCACCCTGACGAGAAAACCCACCATGAAGTGGCTGAAGGGCAAGTGGCTGGACCTTGGCAGCAAGGCCGGGAAACATATGCAGTTTAAAGAAACCTATGACAGAAACAccaag ATCTACACTTATGAGATGAAGATCATCAAAGTGGTCGCTGGGGATGCTGGAGGCTACAGGTGCGAGGTGACGTCCAAAGACAAGTGTGACAGCTCCATCTTTGAAGTGACCGTTGAGT CTGCACatcaggaggagcagcagggggATATTTTGTCTGCCTTCAAGAGAAC GGATGCTGGAGAGGATGACGGAAATCTGGACTTCAGTGCTCTGCTCAAAGCCACCAAGAG GAAGAAGAGGCCAGAAAAAGAGGAACCAGCGATAGATGTGTGGGAATTGCTCCAGAGTGCCCATCCAAGCGAGTACGAGAAAATCGCCTTTGAGTATGGCATCACTGACCTGAGGGGCATGCTGAAACGTCTGAAAAAGATGAAGGTGGTCGAGCCCAAGCACAGCGAGG CTTTCCTGACAAGGATGGAGTCTTGCTACTCGGTGGAAAAGGGCAAGAAGATTGTCCTGAAGTGCGAGGTTATCGATCCCAACGTCCAGGTCAAATGGTTGAAGAATGGCCAGGAGATCAAACCCTCAGCCAA GTATGTCATGGAGGCCAACGGCAACATGAGAACCCTCACTATCAACAGGACGACCCTGGCCGATGATGCTGCGTATGAATGTGTGGTGGGAGAAGACAAGTGTTTCACTGAGGTGTTTGTCAAAG AGCCCCCTGTGACCATCACCAAGCTGATGGATGACTATCATGTGGTCgtgggagagagagtggagttTGAGGTCGAAGTGTCGGAGGAGGGCGCCCACGTCATGTG GTTTTTTGAGGATATAGAgcttcacaaagacaaagactcCAAGTATCGCTTCAAGAAGGACGGAAGGAAGCACACGCTCATCATCCACGAGGCGACACTGAATGACATCGGAATGTACCATGCCTGGACAAACGGGGGGCACACCAAAGGAGAGCTGGAAGTGGAAG agaaagagctggaggtgCTGCAGGACATCGCTGATCTGACAGTGAGGGCGACAGACCAGGCCATGTTCAAGTGTGAAGTGTCCGACGACAAGGTCACAGGAAAGTGGTTTAAAGATGGCGTGGAGGTTTTGCCAAGCGAACGCATCAAAATGACTCACATTGGAAG GTTCCACCGGCTGATTATTGAGGATGTGAAGCCGGACGATGCCGGAGACTACACGTTTGTTCCTGATGGATACGCTCTGTCACTTTCTGCCAAACTCAACTTCTTGG AAATTAAGATCGACTATGTGCCTAGACAAG ATCCTCCAAAGATCCACCTGGACACCACTGGAAACATGGTCTCCCAGAACACTATCATTGTGGTGGCGGGCAACAAGCTGCGACTGGATGTGGAGATCTCAGGAGAACCAGCACCCACTGTTGTTTGGTCCAAAGGAGATAAG CCAATCACAGAAAATCAAGGCCGTGTGAGGGTGGAGGCCAGGAAAGACCTGAGCTGCTTCGTCATTGAGGGAgcggagagggaggatgagggCAACTACACCATCTGTGTCACTAACCCCGCCGGAGAGGACAAGGCTATGCTGTTTGTGAAGATCGTGG ATGTGCCCGACCCCCCTGAGAATGTCAAATGCACAGCCGTGGGAGAGGACTGCGGCACCATCGTCTGGGACCCCCCTGTATTTGATGGCGGTGTCATAGTCAAAG GTTATCTcatggagaggaagaagaagggcTCCTCCAGATGGACAAAACTCAACTTCGACGTTTACGAATCGACCACATACGAAGCTAAGAGGATGATTGAAGGCGTCCTGTACGAGATGAGGGTGTTCGCCGTCAACAGCATCGGCTTGTCTCCGCCGAGCCTCAGCTCCAAACCCTTCATGCCCATTG cCCCGACCAGTGAGCCGACGCGCCTGACAGTGTACGATACGACGAACAACTCATGCACGCTGAAGTGGCTCATCCCGGAGAAGATTGGAGCTGGAGGCCTGGATGGTTACATTATTGAATACTGCAAGGAAGGAG ACACTGAGTGGGTGGTGGCCAACAAGGAACTTTGTGAGAGACAGGGATACGTGGTGCGTGGCCTCCCCATGGGAGAGAAGATCAACTTCAGGGTGTGGGCTGTAAACATCGCTGGACGCAGTGCCCCTGCTACACTGCAGCAGCCTGTCACCATCCACGAGATCGTTG AACATCCAAAGATCCGCCTTCCTCGTGAACTAAGAACAAAGTACATCAGAAAAGTAGGAGAAAAGCTCAACCTGACCATCCCCTTCCAG GGTAAACCACGTCCCATCGCGACCTGGTACAAAGATGGTCAACCCGTGGACGACAAGATGGTCAGCGTGCGTAACTCAAACGTGGACACCATCCTGTTCATCCgctcagcagagagagagcactcTGGAACATATGAGCTGGTTCTACAGATTGAGAACCTGGAGGACAGGGCCTCCATCCTCATCCGGATTGTTG ACAAGCCTGGGCCTCCAATAAACGTGAGGGTGATGGACGTCTGGGGCTTCAATGCGGCGCTGGAGTGGGAGCCCCCGAAGGACAATGGCAACTGTGAGATCTCCGGATATACCATCCAGAAGGCGGACATGAAGACcaag GAATGGTTCACCGTGTATGAACACAACAGACGGCCAAGCTGCACTGCCTCAGATCTGATCATGGGCAATGAATACATGTTCCGCGTCTACAGTGAAAACCTCTGTGGCAAGAGCGAGGAGGTGCGCTTCAGCAAGAACACGGCAAACATCGCCAAGACAG GCCTGGAAATCAAACGAAACCCCTACAAGGAGATGGACATGGCCTGTATGCCCAAGTTCACACAGCCCTTAATCGACAGAGCTGTGGTTGCCGGTTACAGCACCGCCATCAGCTGCGCCGTCAGAGGCTACCCCAAG CCTAAGATTGTCTGGATGAAGAACAAAATGATCATCGGCGGGGATCCCAAGTACTTGATGCAGAACAACCAAGGAGTGCTGACCCTGAACATTCGCAAGCCAAGCGCCTTTGACGGCGGCAAATACTCCTGCATGGCTGTCAATGACCTGGGCAAGGACGAGGTGGAGTGCAGACTGGACGTCAAAG CTTTCGTAGAACAGGAGAAGAAGTGA